Proteins from a genomic interval of Toxotes jaculatrix isolate fToxJac2 chromosome 5, fToxJac2.pri, whole genome shotgun sequence:
- the ascl1b gene encoding achaete-scute homolog 1b: METTTITTTQTAFTFGLTERRASISLHAPAQDCAAPAVHPNTSAAGYQSKTKVLKRQRSSSPELLRCKRRLSFNGLGYSIPQQQPVAVARRNERERNRVKQVNMGFQTLRQHVPNGAANKKMSKVETLRSAVEYIRALQQLLDEHDAVSAAFQCGLPSPTLSNSYSADPESPHSTYSSDEGGYEPLSSEEQELLDFTTWFDRY; the protein is encoded by the coding sequence ATGGAAACTACAACCATCACCACTACGCAGACTGCATTCACCTTTGGACTTACTGAAAGACGCGCCAGCATCAGCCTGCACGCCCCGGCCCAGGACTGCGCCGCTCCCGCCGTGCACCCCAACACCAGCGCCGCTGGCTACCAAAGCAAAACCAAGGTGCTGAAGAGACAGCGCTCCAGCTCGCCGGAGCTCCTGCGCTGCAAGCGGCGCCTGAGCTTCAACGGTCTCGGCTACTCCatcccacagcagcagcccGTGGCCGTAGCCCGGCGGAACGAACGGGAGAGGAACCGGGTCAAACAGGTCAACATGGGCTTCCAGACGCTGCGTCAGCATGTGCCCAATGGCGCCGCCAACAAGAAGATGAGCAAAGTCGAGACCCTTAGGTCTGCGGTGGAGTACATCAGGGCTTTACAGCAACTCCTGGACGAACATGACGCTGTGTCGGCTGCTTTCCAGTGCGGGCTGCCATCTCCAACACTTTCCAACAGCTACTCAGCCGACCCGGAGTCGCCTCACTCCACTTACTCATCGGATGAAGGTGGCTACGAGCCTCTGAGCTCCGAGgaacaggagctgttggacttTACAACCTGGTTCGACAGGTACTGA